A genomic segment from Deltaproteobacteria bacterium encodes:
- a CDS encoding translation initiation factor has translation MAGEKPIYSTATGSNRSKNPDSIGSYTPASGPCKMRLETKGRGGKAVTVLFNLPFATESEAVNVMKAMQASLGCGATFKNNQIELRGDMRERVGAYFAKLGLKLVKAGG, from the coding sequence ATGGCGGGTGAAAAGCCGATTTATTCAACTGCAACTGGCTCAAATCGTTCAAAAAATCCGGATTCCATCGGGAGCTATACGCCGGCATCAGGTCCGTGCAAGATGCGGCTGGAGACCAAAGGGCGAGGTGGCAAGGCTGTCACCGTCTTGTTCAATCTCCCGTTTGCCACAGAGTCTGAGGCCGTGAATGTGATGAAGGCGATGCAAGCGAGCCTTGGTTGTGGAGCGACTTTCAAGAACAACCAAATCGAGCTGCGCGGAGATATGCGTGAGCGTGTGGGGGCCTATTTCGCTAAACTAGGCCTGAAGTTAGTCAAGG